A section of the Pan paniscus chromosome 11, NHGRI_mPanPan1-v2.0_pri, whole genome shotgun sequence genome encodes:
- the HNRNPK gene encoding heterogeneous nuclear ribonucleoprotein K isoform X5, whose amino-acid sequence METEQPEETFPNTETNGEFGKRPAEDMEEEQAFKRSRNTDEMVELRILLQSKNAGAVIGKGGKNIKALRTDYNASVSVPDSSGPERILSISADIETIGEILKKIIPTLEEGLQLPSPTATSQLPLESDAVECLNYQHYKGSDFDCELRLLIHQSLAGGIIGVKGAKIKELRENTQTTIKLFQECCPHSTDRVVLIGGKPDRVVECIKIILDLISESPIKGRAQPYDPNFYDETYDYGGFTMMFDDRRGRPVGFPMRGRGGFDRMPPGRGGRPMPPSRRDYDDMSPRRGPPPPPPGRGGRGGSRARNLPLPPPPPPRGGDLMAYDRRGRPGDRYDGMVGFSADETWDSAIDTWSPSEWQMAYEPQGGSGYGGRGSYGDLGGPIITTQVTIPKDLAGSIIGKGGQRIKQIRHESGASIKIDEPLEGSEDRIITITGTQDQIQNAQYLLQNSVKQYADVEGF is encoded by the exons atggaaactgaacagccaGAAGAAACCTTCCCTAACACTGAAACCAATGGTGAATTTG GTAAACGCCCTGCAGAAGATATGGAAGAGGAACAAGCATTTAAAAGATCTAGAAACACTGATGAGATGGTTGAATTACGCATTCTGCTTCAGAGCAAG AATGCTGGGGCAGTGATTGGAAAAGGAGGCAAGAATATTAAGGCTCTCCGTACAGAC TACAATGCCAGTGTTTCAGTCCCAGACAGCAGTGGCCCCGAGCG CATATTGAGTATCAGTGCTGATATTGAAACAATTGGAGAAATTCTGAAGAAAATCATCCCTACCTTGGAAGAG gGCCTGCAGTTGCCATCACCCACTGCAACCAGCCAGCTCCCGCTCGAATCTGATGCTGTGGAATGCTTAAAT TACCAACACTATAAAGGAAGTGACTTTGACTGCGAGTTGAGGCTGTTGATTCATCAGAGTCTAGCAGGAGGAATTATTGGGGTCAAAGGTGCTAAAATCAAAGAACTTcgagag AACACTCAAACCACCATCAAGCTTTTCCAGGAATGCTGTCCTCATTCCACTGACAGAGTTGTTCTTATTGGAGGAAAACCCGATAGGGTTGTAGAGTGCATAAAGATCATCCTTGATCTTATATCTGAG TCTCCCATCAAAGGACGTGCACAGCCTTATGATCCCAATTTTTACGATGAAACCTATGATTATGGTGGTTTTACAATGATGTTTGATGACCGTCGTGGACGCCCAGTGGGATTTCCCATGCGGGGAAGAGGTGGTTTTGACAGAATGCCTCCTGGTCGGGGTGGGCGTCCCATGCCTCCATCTAGAAGAGATTATGATGATATGAGCCCTCGTCGAGGaccacctccccctcctcccggACGAGGTGGCCGGGGTGGTAGCAGAGCTCGgaatcttcctcttcctccaccaccaccacctagaGGGGg AGACCTCATGGCCTATGACAGAAGAGGGAGACCTGGAGACCGTTACGACGGCATG GTTGGTTTCAGTGCTGATGAAACTTGGGACTCTGCAATAGATACATGGAGCCCATCAGAATGGCAGATGGCTTATGAACCACAG GGTGGCTCCGGATATG GGGGTCGTGGCTCATATGGTGATCTTGGTGGACCTATTATTACTACACAAGTAACTATTCCCAAAGAT tTGGCTGGATCTATTATTGGCAAAGGTGGTCAGCGGATTAAACAAATCCGTCATGAGTCGGGAGCTTCGATCAAAATCGATGAGCCTTTAGAAGGATCCGAAGATCGGATCATTACCATTACAGGAACACAGGACCAGATACAGAATGCACAGTATTTGCTGCAGAACAG tgTGAAGCAGTATGCAGATGTTGAAGGATTCTAA
- the HNRNPK gene encoding heterogeneous nuclear ribonucleoprotein K isoform X6 → METEQPEETFPNTETNGEFGKRPAEDMEEEQAFKRSRNTDEMVELRILLQSKNAGAVIGKGGKNIKALRTDYNASVSVPDSSGPERILSISADIETIGEILKKIIPTLEEYQHYKGSDFDCELRLLIHQSLAGGIIGVKGAKIKELRENTQTTIKLFQECCPHSTDRVVLIGGKPDRVVECIKIILDLISESPIKGRAQPYDPNFYDETYDYGGFTMMFDDRRGRPVGFPMRGRGGFDRMPPGRGGRPMPPSRRDYDDMSPRRGPPPPPPGRGGRGGSRARNLPLPPPPPPRGGDLMAYDRRGRPGDRYDGMVGFSADETWDSAIDTWSPSEWQMAYEPQGGSGYDYSYAGGRGSYGDLGGPIITTQVTIPKDLAGSIIGKGGQRIKQIRHESGASIKIDEPLEGSEDRIITITGTQDQIQNAQYLLQNSVKQYADVEGF, encoded by the exons atggaaactgaacagccaGAAGAAACCTTCCCTAACACTGAAACCAATGGTGAATTTG GTAAACGCCCTGCAGAAGATATGGAAGAGGAACAAGCATTTAAAAGATCTAGAAACACTGATGAGATGGTTGAATTACGCATTCTGCTTCAGAGCAAG AATGCTGGGGCAGTGATTGGAAAAGGAGGCAAGAATATTAAGGCTCTCCGTACAGAC TACAATGCCAGTGTTTCAGTCCCAGACAGCAGTGGCCCCGAGCG CATATTGAGTATCAGTGCTGATATTGAAACAATTGGAGAAATTCTGAAGAAAATCATCCCTACCTTGGAAGAG TACCAACACTATAAAGGAAGTGACTTTGACTGCGAGTTGAGGCTGTTGATTCATCAGAGTCTAGCAGGAGGAATTATTGGGGTCAAAGGTGCTAAAATCAAAGAACTTcgagag AACACTCAAACCACCATCAAGCTTTTCCAGGAATGCTGTCCTCATTCCACTGACAGAGTTGTTCTTATTGGAGGAAAACCCGATAGGGTTGTAGAGTGCATAAAGATCATCCTTGATCTTATATCTGAG TCTCCCATCAAAGGACGTGCACAGCCTTATGATCCCAATTTTTACGATGAAACCTATGATTATGGTGGTTTTACAATGATGTTTGATGACCGTCGTGGACGCCCAGTGGGATTTCCCATGCGGGGAAGAGGTGGTTTTGACAGAATGCCTCCTGGTCGGGGTGGGCGTCCCATGCCTCCATCTAGAAGAGATTATGATGATATGAGCCCTCGTCGAGGaccacctccccctcctcccggACGAGGTGGCCGGGGTGGTAGCAGAGCTCGgaatcttcctcttcctccaccaccaccacctagaGGGGg AGACCTCATGGCCTATGACAGAAGAGGGAGACCTGGAGACCGTTACGACGGCATG GTTGGTTTCAGTGCTGATGAAACTTGGGACTCTGCAATAGATACATGGAGCCCATCAGAATGGCAGATGGCTTATGAACCACAG GGTGGCTCCGGATATG ATTATTCCTATGCAGGGGGTCGTGGCTCATATGGTGATCTTGGTGGACCTATTATTACTACACAAGTAACTATTCCCAAAGAT tTGGCTGGATCTATTATTGGCAAAGGTGGTCAGCGGATTAAACAAATCCGTCATGAGTCGGGAGCTTCGATCAAAATCGATGAGCCTTTAGAAGGATCCGAAGATCGGATCATTACCATTACAGGAACACAGGACCAGATACAGAATGCACAGTATTTGCTGCAGAACAG tgTGAAGCAGTATGCAGATGTTGAAGGATTCTAA